In Cupriavidus basilensis, one genomic interval encodes:
- a CDS encoding rubredoxin: protein MKVWQCEICGLVYDEAAGMPEHGIAPGTAWSAVTEDWSCPDCGMRKGDFQMVAL from the coding sequence ATGAAGGTCTGGCAGTGTGAAATCTGCGGGCTGGTCTACGACGAAGCCGCTGGCATGCCGGAGCATGGCATCGCGCCCGGCACGGCATGGAGTGCCGTGACGGAAGACTGGAGCTGCCCCGATTGCGGCATGCGCAAGGGCGATTTCCAGATGGTGGCGCTTTAG
- a CDS encoding Bug family tripartite tricarboxylate transporter substrate binding protein, whose translation MNKLLRAAAAASFCLLAGGASASGWPTKPISLVVGYTAGGSVDLVARTIAPELGKRLGQSVVIENLGGAGGTIGASKVVKADADGYTLLMGSGSEVSIARLTNPAVRYDGERDLAPITFVGTQPMVLVGKSALPAKNADELIALAKAQPGKLAYASSGVGTPLNLAGELIKQQGKVNITHVPYKGASAMSTDLLGGQIDLAVMVLSSALPHIQAGRVKAYGVTEGHRAQVAPNVPALAESSALKGVDMGVWFGLMAPANTPRAVVDRLNTEMQAVLAMPEVKKKLAEAGVEVAPGGPGQFASFIKRETVKYKSIVQTAGIHE comes from the coding sequence ATGAACAAACTGCTGCGTGCGGCTGCTGCCGCATCCTTCTGCCTGCTTGCCGGCGGCGCTAGCGCCTCGGGCTGGCCGACCAAGCCGATTTCCCTGGTGGTGGGCTACACCGCGGGCGGCAGCGTCGACCTGGTGGCGCGCACTATCGCGCCGGAACTGGGCAAGCGCCTGGGCCAGAGCGTGGTGATCGAGAACCTGGGCGGCGCGGGCGGCACCATCGGTGCGTCCAAGGTGGTCAAGGCCGACGCCGACGGCTACACGCTGCTGATGGGCTCGGGCAGCGAGGTCTCGATCGCGCGCCTGACCAATCCCGCGGTGCGCTACGACGGCGAGCGCGACCTGGCGCCGATCACCTTTGTCGGCACCCAGCCGATGGTGCTGGTGGGCAAGTCCGCGCTGCCGGCCAAGAACGCCGATGAGCTGATCGCGCTGGCCAAGGCGCAGCCGGGCAAGCTGGCCTATGCCTCGTCCGGCGTGGGCACGCCGCTGAACCTGGCCGGCGAGCTGATCAAGCAGCAAGGCAAGGTCAACATCACCCATGTGCCCTATAAGGGTGCGTCCGCCATGTCCACCGACCTGCTCGGCGGCCAGATCGACCTCGCCGTGATGGTGCTGTCGTCGGCGCTGCCGCATATCCAGGCTGGCCGGGTCAAGGCCTACGGCGTGACCGAAGGGCACCGCGCCCAGGTGGCGCCCAACGTGCCCGCGCTGGCGGAAAGCAGCGCGCTCAAGGGCGTGGACATGGGGGTGTGGTTTGGCCTGATGGCGCCGGCCAATACGCCGCGCGCCGTGGTCGATCGCCTGAACACCGAGATGCAGGCGGTGCTGGCCATGCCCGAGGTGAAGAAAAAGCTGGCCGAGGCCGGCGTGGAAGTGGCGCCGGGCGGCCCGGGCCAGTTCGCCAGCTTTATCAAGCGCGAGACGGTGAAGTACAAGAGCATCGTCCAGACTGCCGGCATTCACGAATAA
- a CDS encoding MerR family transcriptional regulator, with product MAFFKRSAAPTSSPSSASAAHDAAGSGHGNGNGTPPEYTIDELARAAGTTVRNVRSYQDRGLIDPPERRGRVGIYTQTHLGRLRLINHLLARGYTLNNIQELLKAIVEGHDLRSILGLESAISSPWTDEVPRHYSYLALAKLFGRAISRPALAKAIALGLLEPDGMGYLARSPRTLAAGAEIARAGFPLEDVLSIVEHARGHFEAVSDRIVAMVVRELDRFGEGKLPPPQDVPRLVDILWRIRPLAMVAVEAEMMRAMEQSANKYLGDRVAAIIEHLHDAPEDGGAGNAPKAGPRKARR from the coding sequence ATGGCCTTCTTCAAGCGCAGCGCTGCGCCCACCTCCTCGCCGTCATCCGCGTCCGCCGCCCACGATGCCGCCGGCTCCGGCCATGGCAATGGCAATGGCACGCCGCCGGAATACACCATCGACGAACTCGCGCGGGCGGCCGGCACCACGGTGCGCAACGTGCGCTCCTACCAGGACCGCGGCCTGATCGATCCACCCGAGCGGCGCGGCCGGGTGGGCATCTACACGCAGACGCACCTGGGCCGGCTACGGCTGATCAACCACCTGCTGGCGCGCGGCTACACGCTGAACAATATCCAGGAGCTGCTCAAGGCCATCGTGGAGGGGCACGACCTGCGCTCCATCCTCGGGCTGGAATCCGCCATCAGCAGCCCGTGGACCGATGAAGTGCCGCGCCACTATTCCTACCTGGCGCTGGCCAAGCTGTTCGGCCGCGCGATATCGCGCCCGGCGCTGGCCAAGGCCATCGCGCTGGGGCTGCTGGAGCCGGACGGCATGGGCTACCTCGCACGCAGCCCGCGCACGCTGGCTGCCGGCGCGGAGATCGCGCGCGCGGGATTTCCGCTGGAAGATGTGCTGTCCATCGTCGAGCACGCACGCGGGCACTTCGAAGCCGTATCGGACCGGATCGTGGCCATGGTGGTGCGCGAGCTGGACCGCTTCGGTGAAGGCAAGCTGCCACCGCCGCAGGACGTGCCGCGGCTGGTGGATATCCTCTGGCGCATCCGCCCGCTGGCCATGGTGGCGGTAGAAGCGGAGATGATGCGGGCCATGGAACAGTCGGCCAATAAATACCTCGGCGACCGCGTGGCGGCCATCATCGAGCACTTGCACGACGCGCCGGAAGACGGCGGCGCGGGCAACGCGCCAAAGGCCGGGCCGCGCAAGGCCAGGCGCTGA
- a CDS encoding metal-dependent hydrolase: protein MMPVRRDVHPHLPASRIGDWHVRGRHVTHFVNALSIFFPAGERFFMDSVRAYRDDVTDPELKRAIAGFIGQEAMHTREHILYNRLMTDAGLPAEPLDRFVGKLLNVLRKILPKSWQLAHTIALEHYTAMLAGGLLADPDQMGGSEPGYHQVWIWHALEETEHKAVAYDVWNAVMKPGLSRYLLRTFTMLTTTVTFWAMVFVFHIRLVMADRECRNKLGGFGGVMRFLWGKPGVLRKMIPEWFDYFRPGFHPWDHDNRAQLARIEPLIAEIEANSARAGVSSRAPSVRAAA from the coding sequence ATGATGCCAGTCCGACGCGATGTGCATCCCCACTTGCCCGCCAGCCGCATCGGCGACTGGCACGTGCGGGGCCGCCATGTCACCCACTTCGTCAACGCGCTCTCGATCTTCTTTCCGGCGGGCGAACGCTTCTTCATGGACAGCGTGCGCGCCTATCGCGACGATGTGACCGACCCCGAGCTCAAGCGTGCCATCGCGGGTTTTATCGGCCAGGAGGCCATGCACACGCGCGAGCACATTCTCTACAACCGGCTGATGACGGATGCGGGCCTGCCCGCCGAGCCGCTCGACCGGTTCGTTGGCAAACTGCTCAACGTGCTGCGCAAGATACTGCCCAAGTCATGGCAGCTCGCGCACACCATCGCGCTCGAGCACTACACCGCCATGCTTGCCGGCGGGCTGCTGGCGGACCCGGACCAGATGGGCGGCTCCGAGCCCGGCTACCACCAGGTGTGGATCTGGCACGCGCTGGAAGAGACCGAGCACAAGGCAGTGGCCTACGACGTGTGGAATGCCGTGATGAAGCCGGGGCTATCTCGCTATCTGCTGCGCACCTTCACCATGCTCACCACCACGGTGACGTTCTGGGCGATGGTGTTCGTGTTCCACATCCGGCTGGTGATGGCGGATCGCGAGTGCCGCAACAAGCTCGGCGGCTTTGGCGGCGTGATGCGTTTCCTGTGGGGCAAGCCCGGCGTGCTGCGCAAGATGATTCCGGAGTGGTTCGATTATTTCCGGCCGGGCTTCCACCCGTGGGATCATGACAACCGTGCGCAGCTGGCGCGCATCGAGCCGCTGATCGCGGAGATCGAGGCCAACTCCGCGCGGGCCGGCGTATCCAGCCGGGCGCCTTCGGTGAGGGCCGCGGCATGA
- a CDS encoding M14 family metallopeptidase: protein MTTTAPSFDAYPVEVEFPDISAYAAGNAGVPYVHTFDSGVPGPHVMVNALTHGNEVCGAITVKVLLDLGLRPRRGRLTLAFANVDAYHSFDAARPDASRYVDQDFNRVWTAAVLDDTTRDSSELRRARAMRPVIDTVDLLLDLHSMHEKSLPLIVSGPLDKGIALSRAVGAPANVIVDEGHPEGRRMRDYEGFGDPASARNALLIECGQHWETAAVGVAQDSTARFLLHAGVIDAGDVPAGWLLPMAPQRVVRVTEPVVASSMDFRFAGPYTGLETFAEAGTVIGWRDGEPVVTPYPDCVLVMPSLRQLRPGVTVVRLGQLVG from the coding sequence ATGACGACCACTGCCCCCAGCTTCGACGCTTACCCGGTTGAAGTCGAATTCCCCGATATCTCCGCCTACGCCGCCGGCAACGCCGGCGTGCCCTACGTCCACACCTTCGACAGCGGCGTGCCCGGCCCGCACGTGATGGTCAATGCGCTGACCCACGGCAACGAGGTGTGCGGCGCCATCACCGTCAAGGTGCTGCTGGACCTGGGCCTGCGCCCGCGCCGCGGCCGCCTGACGTTGGCCTTTGCCAACGTCGACGCGTACCACAGCTTCGATGCCGCCCGCCCGGATGCGTCGCGCTATGTCGACCAGGATTTCAACCGCGTGTGGACGGCCGCCGTGCTCGACGACACCACCCGTGACTCGTCCGAGCTGCGCCGCGCGCGCGCCATGCGCCCGGTCATCGACACCGTTGACCTGCTGCTCGACCTGCACTCCATGCACGAGAAAAGCCTGCCGCTGATCGTGTCCGGCCCGCTCGACAAGGGCATCGCCCTGTCGCGCGCCGTGGGCGCGCCCGCCAATGTGATCGTGGACGAGGGCCATCCGGAAGGACGGCGCATGCGTGACTACGAAGGCTTTGGCGACCCGGCCAGCGCCAGGAACGCACTGCTGATCGAATGCGGCCAGCACTGGGAAACCGCTGCCGTGGGCGTGGCCCAGGACAGCACCGCGCGCTTCCTGCTCCATGCCGGCGTGATCGATGCGGGTGACGTGCCTGCCGGCTGGCTCCTGCCCATGGCACCGCAGCGGGTGGTACGCGTGACCGAGCCGGTGGTTGCCAGCAGCATGGATTTCCGCTTCGCCGGCCCATACACCGGGCTGGAAACCTTCGCCGAAGCCGGCACCGTGATCGGCTGGCGCGACGGCGAGCCGGTGGTCACGCCGTATCCGGATTGCGTGCTGGTGATGCCGTCGCTACGCCAACTGCGCCCGGGCGTGACCGTGGTGCGGCTGGGGCAGCTGGTAGGCTGA
- a CDS encoding alpha/beta fold hydrolase, which produces MNRVAMPADSRLSQPPGALTRWFGQGRVGLFSLSRETLARRYALPASRWVQVMGTLVHYTDEGVPGGEPLLLIHGFGASLHTWQGVLPALAQRYRVLRVDLPPFGLTGPLRDARGRILTMDVDTYRRFIDAFCDAIHLQRASVIGNSLGGLIAWDMAARHPGRVDKMVLIDAAGFPMKLPLYIALFNHAPVRWSAPWLLPECVIRAATRDVYGDASRVDEGTFRRYVDFFYAEGSREAVGRMVPKLDFDALDTQALNAIRSPTLVLWGERDRWIPPAHAQAFAGRIPGARLQRYAGLGHIPMEEDPQRVAADLLPFLDGR; this is translated from the coding sequence ATGAACCGCGTCGCCATGCCGGCGGACAGCCGCCTCTCGCAGCCACCCGGCGCGCTCACGCGCTGGTTCGGCCAGGGCCGCGTCGGGCTGTTCAGCCTCTCGCGTGAAACGCTCGCCAGACGCTACGCGCTGCCCGCCTCGCGCTGGGTGCAGGTCATGGGCACGCTCGTGCATTACACCGATGAAGGCGTGCCCGGCGGCGAGCCGCTGCTGCTGATCCATGGCTTCGGCGCTTCGCTGCACACCTGGCAAGGCGTGCTGCCGGCACTCGCGCAACGCTATCGCGTGCTGCGCGTGGACCTGCCGCCCTTTGGCCTGACCGGGCCGTTGCGCGATGCGCGCGGGCGCATTCTCACCATGGATGTGGACACGTACCGCCGCTTCATCGACGCCTTCTGCGACGCCATCCACCTGCAGCGCGCCAGCGTCATCGGCAACTCGCTGGGCGGCCTGATCGCATGGGACATGGCCGCGCGCCATCCAGGGCGCGTCGACAAGATGGTGCTGATCGATGCCGCCGGTTTCCCGATGAAGTTGCCGCTCTATATTGCGCTGTTCAACCACGCGCCGGTGCGCTGGTCGGCGCCGTGGCTGCTGCCGGAGTGCGTGATCCGCGCCGCCACGCGCGACGTCTACGGCGATGCCTCGCGGGTGGACGAAGGCACCTTCCGCCGCTATGTCGATTTCTTCTACGCCGAGGGCAGCCGCGAAGCGGTGGGCCGCATGGTGCCCAAGCTGGATTTCGACGCGCTCGACACGCAAGCGCTCAACGCCATCCGCTCGCCCACGCTGGTGCTGTGGGGCGAGCGTGACCGCTGGATCCCGCCGGCGCATGCGCAAGCCTTTGCCGGGCGCATCCCGGGGGCGCGGCTGCAGCGCTACGCCGGCCTGGGCCATATCCCCATGGAAGAGGATCCGCAGCGCGTGGCGGCGGACCTGCTGCCTTTTCTCGACGGGCGCTGA
- a CDS encoding LysR family transcriptional regulator, which produces MHIRWLEDFVCLAQAGSLARAAELRNVTPPAFGRRMQALEVWAGAPLIDRSVFPVRLTDEGRQFLEAAQSALRTLDDTRMSLRAAHRADASTVVIVTGKTLARSMVPAWLAGLRHALRNDKAAAGFRTRLSTFPTHDALAIFTEGDADFLLCYNSPEQPVTLDSARYQYHFVGEERLVCVSAAADGGGPQYKLLARGQRAPVPMIAYAPTLTLGRMVNGEIARRGLASRLDVIAVSDFAESVHEMVRQRMGLAWLPARLIADDLHAGRLVRAGLEVGGDTDLVMQILLYRPRAPMRALGEAFWHAAVAG; this is translated from the coding sequence ATGCATATCCGCTGGCTGGAGGATTTTGTGTGCCTGGCCCAGGCCGGCAGCCTTGCGCGCGCGGCGGAGCTGCGCAACGTCACGCCGCCGGCATTCGGGCGCCGCATGCAGGCGCTGGAAGTCTGGGCGGGTGCGCCGCTGATCGATCGCAGCGTGTTCCCGGTGCGCCTCACCGATGAAGGGCGGCAGTTTCTGGAGGCCGCGCAGAGCGCGCTGCGCACGCTGGACGACACGCGCATGTCGCTGCGCGCGGCGCATCGGGCCGATGCCAGCACCGTGGTGATCGTCACCGGCAAGACGCTGGCGCGCTCGATGGTGCCAGCGTGGCTGGCCGGCCTGCGCCATGCGCTGCGCAACGACAAGGCGGCGGCGGGCTTTCGCACGCGGCTTTCCACCTTTCCCACGCACGACGCGCTGGCGATCTTCACCGAAGGCGACGCGGATTTCCTGCTTTGCTACAACTCCCCAGAGCAGCCGGTGACGCTGGACAGCGCGCGCTACCAGTACCACTTCGTGGGCGAGGAGCGCCTCGTTTGCGTGAGCGCGGCGGCCGATGGCGGCGGGCCACAGTACAAGTTGCTCGCGCGCGGCCAGCGCGCCCCGGTGCCGATGATCGCCTACGCGCCGACGCTGACCCTGGGCCGCATGGTCAACGGCGAGATCGCGCGCCGCGGGCTGGCCAGCCGGCTCGACGTGATCGCGGTCAGCGACTTCGCCGAATCCGTGCATGAAATGGTGCGCCAGCGCATGGGCCTGGCGTGGCTGCCCGCGCGGCTGATCGCCGATGACCTGCACGCCGGGCGCCTGGTGCGCGCCGGGCTGGAGGTCGGCGGCGACACGGACCTCGTGATGCAGATCCTGCTGTATCGCCCGCGCGCGCCCATGCGGGCGCTGGGCGAGGCCTTCTGGCATGCGGCGGTGGCCGGCTAG